In Heliangelus exortis chromosome 18, bHelExo1.hap1, whole genome shotgun sequence, a single genomic region encodes these proteins:
- the CAPRIN1 gene encoding caprin-1 isoform X2: MPSATNSTMASSSSGKAGPGNEAAPAAAAAPQATGGSITSVQTEAMKQILGVIDKKLRNLEKKKSKLDDYQERMNKGERLNQDQLDAVSKYQEVTNNLEFAKELQRSFMALSQDIQKTIKKTARREQLMREEAEQKRLKTVLELQFILDKLGDDEVRNDLKQGSNGVPVLTEEELTMLDEFYKLVYPERDMNVRLNEQYEQASVHLWDLLEGKEKQVCGTTYKALKEIVERILQTSYFDSTHNHQNGLCEEEEAAPAPAVEDTVAEAEPDPAEEFTEPTEVESTEVVNSLQQQTQATSPPVPEPHTLTTVAQADPLVRRQRVQDLMAQMQGPYNFMQDSMLEFENQTLDPAIVSAQPMNPAQNLDMPQMVCPPVHAESRLAQPNQVPVQPEATQVPLVSSTSEGYTASQPMYQPSHTAEQRPQKESVDQIQASMSLNADQTPSSSSLPTASQPQVFQAGSSKPLHSSGINVNAAPFQSMQTVFNMNAPVPPVNEPETLKQQNQYQASYNQSFSSQPHQVEQSDLQQEQLQTVVGTYHGSPDQSHQVAGNHQQPPQQNTGFPRNSQPYYNSRGVSRGGSRGARGLMNGYRGPANGFRGGYDGYRPSFSNTPNSGYTQPQFNAPRDYSNYQRDGYQQNFKRGSGQSGPRGAPRGRGGPPRPNRGMPQMNAQQVN; the protein is encoded by the exons agcaAACTTGATGATTACCAGGAACGAATGAACAAGGGAGAACGTCTGAATCAAGATCAActg gatgcGGTGTCAAAATATCAGGAAGTGACAAATAATCTGGAATTTGCTAAAGAACTGCAGAGGAGTTTTATGGCTCTGAGCCAAGAT atccagaaaacaataaaaaagacagCTCGCAGGGAGCAACTGATGCGAGAAGAAGCTGAGCAGAAGCGTTTAAAAACTGTGCTAGAGCTGCAGTTTATTCTGGACAAGTTGGGTGATGATGAAGTGCGCAATGACTTGAAACAGGGGTCAAATGGAGTGCCAGTACTGACAGAGGAAGAACTGACAATGCTGGATGAGTTTTACAAGCTAGTTTACCCTGAACGAGACATGAATGTGAG gttgaaCGAGCAGTATGAGCAAGCATCTGTTCACCTGTGGGACTTactggaagggaaggaaaaacaagtttGTGGAACAACCT ATAAAGCACTAAAGGAGATTGTTGAACGTATTCTTCAAACAAGTTACTTTGATAGCACCCATAACCACCAGAATGGATTatgtgaggaagaggaggcagcaccTGCACCTGCAGTAGAGGACACTGTAGCAGAAGCTG aacCTGATCCAGCAGAAGAATTTACTGAACCAACTGAAGTTGAATCAACTGAG GTTGTAAATTCACTGCAGCAACAGACACAAGCTACATCTCCTCCAGTTCCTGAACCTCACACACTCACTACTGTGGCTCAAGCAGATCCCCTTGTTAGAAGACAGCGAGTACAGGACCTCATGGCACAGATGCAGGGCCCCTACAACTTCATGCAG GACTCTATGCTGGAATTTGAGAACCAAACACTTGATCCTGCCATTGTATCTGCACAGCCCATGAATCCAGCACAGAATTTGGACATGCCACAAATGGTTTGCCCTCCAG ttcaTGCTGAGTCAAGACTTGCCCAGCCAAATCAAGTTCCTGTGCAACCAGAAGCTACACAG GTTCCTTTGGTTTCTTCTACAAGTGAGGGATATACAGCCTCCCAACCTATGTATCAGCCTTCTCACACAGCAGAGCAACGGCCACAGAAAGAATCAGTTGACCAGATTCAG GCTTCGATGTCACTGAATGCAGACCAGAccccatcatcatcatcacttcCCACTGCATCCCAGCCACAAGTGTTCCAGGCTGGATCAAGCAAACCTTTGCATAGCAGCGGAATCAATGTTAATGCAGCTCCATTCCAATCCATGCAAACA GTATTCAACATGAATGCACCTGTTCCTCCTGTTAATGAGCCAGAAACCCTTAAGCAGCAAAATCAATACCAGGCCAGTTACAACCAGAGTTTCTCCAGTCAGCCTCACCAAGTAGAACAATCAGATCTTCAGCAAGAACAACTCCAGACAG TGGTTGGTACTTACCATGGTTCCCCGGACCAGAGTCACCAAGTGGCAGGTAACCAccagcagcctccccagcagAACACTGGATTCCCACGGAACAGTCAGCCTTACTATAACAGCCGAGGAGTGTCCCGTGGGGGATCTCGTGGGGCTCGTGGCTTGATGAACGGTTACAGGGGACCGGCGAATGGATTCAGAG GAGGATATGATGGCTACCGTCCTTCCTTTTCCAACACTCCAAACAGTGGTTACACACAGCCCCAGTTTAATGCTCCTCGGGATTACTCAAACTACCAGCGG GATGGATACCAACAGAATTTCAAGCGTGGCTCTGGACAAAGTGGACCTCGGGGAGCTCCCAGAG GTCGTGGAGGGCCCCCAAGACCAAACAGAGGGATGCCTCAAATGAATGCTCAGCAAGTGAATTAA
- the CAPRIN1 gene encoding caprin-1 isoform X4 has translation MPSATNSTMASSSSGKAGPGNEAAPAAAAAPQATGGSITSVQTEAMKQILGVIDKKLRNLEKKKSKLDDYQERMNKGERLNQDQLDAVSKYQEVTNNLEFAKELQRSFMALSQDIQKTIKKTARREQLMREEAEQKRLKTVLELQFILDKLGDDEVRNDLKQGSNGVPVLTEEELTMLDEFYKLVYPERDMNVRLNEQYEQASVHLWDLLEGKEKQVCGTTYKALKEIVERILQTSYFDSTHNHQNGLCEEEEAAPAPAVEDTVAEAEPDPAEEFTEPTEVESTEVVNSLQQQTQATSPPVPEPHTLTTVAQADPLVRRQRVQDLMAQMQGPYNFMQDSMLEFENQTLDPAIVSAQPMNPAQNLDMPQMVCPPVHAESRLAQPNQVPVQPEATQASMSLNADQTPSSSSLPTASQPQVFQAGSSKPLHSSGINVNAAPFQSMQTVFNMNAPVPPVNEPETLKQQNQYQASYNQSFSSQPHQVEQSDLQQEQLQTVVGTYHGSPDQSHQVAGNHQQPPQQNTGFPRNSQPYYNSRGVSRGGSRGARGLMNGYRGPANGFRGGYDGYRPSFSNTPNSGYTQPQFNAPRDYSNYQRDGYQQNFKRGSGQSGPRGAPRGRGGPPRPNRGMPQMNAQQVN, from the exons agcaAACTTGATGATTACCAGGAACGAATGAACAAGGGAGAACGTCTGAATCAAGATCAActg gatgcGGTGTCAAAATATCAGGAAGTGACAAATAATCTGGAATTTGCTAAAGAACTGCAGAGGAGTTTTATGGCTCTGAGCCAAGAT atccagaaaacaataaaaaagacagCTCGCAGGGAGCAACTGATGCGAGAAGAAGCTGAGCAGAAGCGTTTAAAAACTGTGCTAGAGCTGCAGTTTATTCTGGACAAGTTGGGTGATGATGAAGTGCGCAATGACTTGAAACAGGGGTCAAATGGAGTGCCAGTACTGACAGAGGAAGAACTGACAATGCTGGATGAGTTTTACAAGCTAGTTTACCCTGAACGAGACATGAATGTGAG gttgaaCGAGCAGTATGAGCAAGCATCTGTTCACCTGTGGGACTTactggaagggaaggaaaaacaagtttGTGGAACAACCT ATAAAGCACTAAAGGAGATTGTTGAACGTATTCTTCAAACAAGTTACTTTGATAGCACCCATAACCACCAGAATGGATTatgtgaggaagaggaggcagcaccTGCACCTGCAGTAGAGGACACTGTAGCAGAAGCTG aacCTGATCCAGCAGAAGAATTTACTGAACCAACTGAAGTTGAATCAACTGAG GTTGTAAATTCACTGCAGCAACAGACACAAGCTACATCTCCTCCAGTTCCTGAACCTCACACACTCACTACTGTGGCTCAAGCAGATCCCCTTGTTAGAAGACAGCGAGTACAGGACCTCATGGCACAGATGCAGGGCCCCTACAACTTCATGCAG GACTCTATGCTGGAATTTGAGAACCAAACACTTGATCCTGCCATTGTATCTGCACAGCCCATGAATCCAGCACAGAATTTGGACATGCCACAAATGGTTTGCCCTCCAG ttcaTGCTGAGTCAAGACTTGCCCAGCCAAATCAAGTTCCTGTGCAACCAGAAGCTACACAG GCTTCGATGTCACTGAATGCAGACCAGAccccatcatcatcatcacttcCCACTGCATCCCAGCCACAAGTGTTCCAGGCTGGATCAAGCAAACCTTTGCATAGCAGCGGAATCAATGTTAATGCAGCTCCATTCCAATCCATGCAAACA GTATTCAACATGAATGCACCTGTTCCTCCTGTTAATGAGCCAGAAACCCTTAAGCAGCAAAATCAATACCAGGCCAGTTACAACCAGAGTTTCTCCAGTCAGCCTCACCAAGTAGAACAATCAGATCTTCAGCAAGAACAACTCCAGACAG TGGTTGGTACTTACCATGGTTCCCCGGACCAGAGTCACCAAGTGGCAGGTAACCAccagcagcctccccagcagAACACTGGATTCCCACGGAACAGTCAGCCTTACTATAACAGCCGAGGAGTGTCCCGTGGGGGATCTCGTGGGGCTCGTGGCTTGATGAACGGTTACAGGGGACCGGCGAATGGATTCAGAG GAGGATATGATGGCTACCGTCCTTCCTTTTCCAACACTCCAAACAGTGGTTACACACAGCCCCAGTTTAATGCTCCTCGGGATTACTCAAACTACCAGCGG GATGGATACCAACAGAATTTCAAGCGTGGCTCTGGACAAAGTGGACCTCGGGGAGCTCCCAGAG GTCGTGGAGGGCCCCCAAGACCAAACAGAGGGATGCCTCAAATGAATGCTCAGCAAGTGAATTAA
- the CAPRIN1 gene encoding caprin-1 isoform X1 has product MPSATNSTMASSSSGKAGPGNEAAPAAAAAPQATGGSITSVQTEAMKQILGVIDKKLRNLEKKKSKLDDYQERMNKGERLNQDQLDAVSKYQEVTNNLEFAKELQRSFMALSQDIQKTIKKTARREQLMREEAEQKRLKTVLELQFILDKLGDDEVRNDLKQGSNGVPVLTEEELTMLDEFYKLVYPERDMNVRLNEQYEQASVHLWDLLEGKEKQVCGTTYKALKEIVERILQTSYFDSTHNHQNGLCEEEEAAPAPAVEDTVAEAEPDPAEEFTEPTEVESTEYVNRQFMAETQFSSSEKEQVDEWTVETVEVVNSLQQQTQATSPPVPEPHTLTTVAQADPLVRRQRVQDLMAQMQGPYNFMQDSMLEFENQTLDPAIVSAQPMNPAQNLDMPQMVCPPVHAESRLAQPNQVPVQPEATQVPLVSSTSEGYTASQPMYQPSHTAEQRPQKESVDQIQASMSLNADQTPSSSSLPTASQPQVFQAGSSKPLHSSGINVNAAPFQSMQTVFNMNAPVPPVNEPETLKQQNQYQASYNQSFSSQPHQVEQSDLQQEQLQTVVGTYHGSPDQSHQVAGNHQQPPQQNTGFPRNSQPYYNSRGVSRGGSRGARGLMNGYRGPANGFRGGYDGYRPSFSNTPNSGYTQPQFNAPRDYSNYQRDGYQQNFKRGSGQSGPRGAPRGRGGPPRPNRGMPQMNAQQVN; this is encoded by the exons agcaAACTTGATGATTACCAGGAACGAATGAACAAGGGAGAACGTCTGAATCAAGATCAActg gatgcGGTGTCAAAATATCAGGAAGTGACAAATAATCTGGAATTTGCTAAAGAACTGCAGAGGAGTTTTATGGCTCTGAGCCAAGAT atccagaaaacaataaaaaagacagCTCGCAGGGAGCAACTGATGCGAGAAGAAGCTGAGCAGAAGCGTTTAAAAACTGTGCTAGAGCTGCAGTTTATTCTGGACAAGTTGGGTGATGATGAAGTGCGCAATGACTTGAAACAGGGGTCAAATGGAGTGCCAGTACTGACAGAGGAAGAACTGACAATGCTGGATGAGTTTTACAAGCTAGTTTACCCTGAACGAGACATGAATGTGAG gttgaaCGAGCAGTATGAGCAAGCATCTGTTCACCTGTGGGACTTactggaagggaaggaaaaacaagtttGTGGAACAACCT ATAAAGCACTAAAGGAGATTGTTGAACGTATTCTTCAAACAAGTTACTTTGATAGCACCCATAACCACCAGAATGGATTatgtgaggaagaggaggcagcaccTGCACCTGCAGTAGAGGACACTGTAGCAGAAGCTG aacCTGATCCAGCAGAAGAATTTACTGAACCAACTGAAGTTGAATCAACTGAG tatgtAAACAGACAATTCATGGCAGAGACTCAGTTCAGCAGTAGTGAGAAGGAACAGGTAGATGAGTGGACAGTTGAAACGGTTGAG GTTGTAAATTCACTGCAGCAACAGACACAAGCTACATCTCCTCCAGTTCCTGAACCTCACACACTCACTACTGTGGCTCAAGCAGATCCCCTTGTTAGAAGACAGCGAGTACAGGACCTCATGGCACAGATGCAGGGCCCCTACAACTTCATGCAG GACTCTATGCTGGAATTTGAGAACCAAACACTTGATCCTGCCATTGTATCTGCACAGCCCATGAATCCAGCACAGAATTTGGACATGCCACAAATGGTTTGCCCTCCAG ttcaTGCTGAGTCAAGACTTGCCCAGCCAAATCAAGTTCCTGTGCAACCAGAAGCTACACAG GTTCCTTTGGTTTCTTCTACAAGTGAGGGATATACAGCCTCCCAACCTATGTATCAGCCTTCTCACACAGCAGAGCAACGGCCACAGAAAGAATCAGTTGACCAGATTCAG GCTTCGATGTCACTGAATGCAGACCAGAccccatcatcatcatcacttcCCACTGCATCCCAGCCACAAGTGTTCCAGGCTGGATCAAGCAAACCTTTGCATAGCAGCGGAATCAATGTTAATGCAGCTCCATTCCAATCCATGCAAACA GTATTCAACATGAATGCACCTGTTCCTCCTGTTAATGAGCCAGAAACCCTTAAGCAGCAAAATCAATACCAGGCCAGTTACAACCAGAGTTTCTCCAGTCAGCCTCACCAAGTAGAACAATCAGATCTTCAGCAAGAACAACTCCAGACAG TGGTTGGTACTTACCATGGTTCCCCGGACCAGAGTCACCAAGTGGCAGGTAACCAccagcagcctccccagcagAACACTGGATTCCCACGGAACAGTCAGCCTTACTATAACAGCCGAGGAGTGTCCCGTGGGGGATCTCGTGGGGCTCGTGGCTTGATGAACGGTTACAGGGGACCGGCGAATGGATTCAGAG GAGGATATGATGGCTACCGTCCTTCCTTTTCCAACACTCCAAACAGTGGTTACACACAGCCCCAGTTTAATGCTCCTCGGGATTACTCAAACTACCAGCGG GATGGATACCAACAGAATTTCAAGCGTGGCTCTGGACAAAGTGGACCTCGGGGAGCTCCCAGAG GTCGTGGAGGGCCCCCAAGACCAAACAGAGGGATGCCTCAAATGAATGCTCAGCAAGTGAATTAA
- the CAPRIN1 gene encoding caprin-1 isoform X3 produces the protein MPSATNSTMASSSSGKAGPGNEAAPAAAAAPQATGGSITSVQTEAMKQILGVIDKKLRNLEKKKSKLDDYQERMNKGERLNQDQLDAVSKYQEVTNNLEFAKELQRSFMALSQDIQKTIKKTARREQLMREEAEQKRLKTVLELQFILDKLGDDEVRNDLKQGSNGVPVLTEEELTMLDEFYKLVYPERDMNVRLNEQYEQASVHLWDLLEGKEKQVCGTTYKALKEIVERILQTSYFDSTHNHQNGLCEEEEAAPAPAVEDTVAEAEPDPAEEFTEPTEVESTEYVNRQFMAETQFSSSEKEQVDEWTVETVEVVNSLQQQTQATSPPVPEPHTLTTVAQADPLVRRQRVQDLMAQMQGPYNFMQDSMLEFENQTLDPAIVSAQPMNPAQNLDMPQMVCPPVHAESRLAQPNQVPVQPEATQASMSLNADQTPSSSSLPTASQPQVFQAGSSKPLHSSGINVNAAPFQSMQTVFNMNAPVPPVNEPETLKQQNQYQASYNQSFSSQPHQVEQSDLQQEQLQTVVGTYHGSPDQSHQVAGNHQQPPQQNTGFPRNSQPYYNSRGVSRGGSRGARGLMNGYRGPANGFRGGYDGYRPSFSNTPNSGYTQPQFNAPRDYSNYQRDGYQQNFKRGSGQSGPRGAPRGRGGPPRPNRGMPQMNAQQVN, from the exons agcaAACTTGATGATTACCAGGAACGAATGAACAAGGGAGAACGTCTGAATCAAGATCAActg gatgcGGTGTCAAAATATCAGGAAGTGACAAATAATCTGGAATTTGCTAAAGAACTGCAGAGGAGTTTTATGGCTCTGAGCCAAGAT atccagaaaacaataaaaaagacagCTCGCAGGGAGCAACTGATGCGAGAAGAAGCTGAGCAGAAGCGTTTAAAAACTGTGCTAGAGCTGCAGTTTATTCTGGACAAGTTGGGTGATGATGAAGTGCGCAATGACTTGAAACAGGGGTCAAATGGAGTGCCAGTACTGACAGAGGAAGAACTGACAATGCTGGATGAGTTTTACAAGCTAGTTTACCCTGAACGAGACATGAATGTGAG gttgaaCGAGCAGTATGAGCAAGCATCTGTTCACCTGTGGGACTTactggaagggaaggaaaaacaagtttGTGGAACAACCT ATAAAGCACTAAAGGAGATTGTTGAACGTATTCTTCAAACAAGTTACTTTGATAGCACCCATAACCACCAGAATGGATTatgtgaggaagaggaggcagcaccTGCACCTGCAGTAGAGGACACTGTAGCAGAAGCTG aacCTGATCCAGCAGAAGAATTTACTGAACCAACTGAAGTTGAATCAACTGAG tatgtAAACAGACAATTCATGGCAGAGACTCAGTTCAGCAGTAGTGAGAAGGAACAGGTAGATGAGTGGACAGTTGAAACGGTTGAG GTTGTAAATTCACTGCAGCAACAGACACAAGCTACATCTCCTCCAGTTCCTGAACCTCACACACTCACTACTGTGGCTCAAGCAGATCCCCTTGTTAGAAGACAGCGAGTACAGGACCTCATGGCACAGATGCAGGGCCCCTACAACTTCATGCAG GACTCTATGCTGGAATTTGAGAACCAAACACTTGATCCTGCCATTGTATCTGCACAGCCCATGAATCCAGCACAGAATTTGGACATGCCACAAATGGTTTGCCCTCCAG ttcaTGCTGAGTCAAGACTTGCCCAGCCAAATCAAGTTCCTGTGCAACCAGAAGCTACACAG GCTTCGATGTCACTGAATGCAGACCAGAccccatcatcatcatcacttcCCACTGCATCCCAGCCACAAGTGTTCCAGGCTGGATCAAGCAAACCTTTGCATAGCAGCGGAATCAATGTTAATGCAGCTCCATTCCAATCCATGCAAACA GTATTCAACATGAATGCACCTGTTCCTCCTGTTAATGAGCCAGAAACCCTTAAGCAGCAAAATCAATACCAGGCCAGTTACAACCAGAGTTTCTCCAGTCAGCCTCACCAAGTAGAACAATCAGATCTTCAGCAAGAACAACTCCAGACAG TGGTTGGTACTTACCATGGTTCCCCGGACCAGAGTCACCAAGTGGCAGGTAACCAccagcagcctccccagcagAACACTGGATTCCCACGGAACAGTCAGCCTTACTATAACAGCCGAGGAGTGTCCCGTGGGGGATCTCGTGGGGCTCGTGGCTTGATGAACGGTTACAGGGGACCGGCGAATGGATTCAGAG GAGGATATGATGGCTACCGTCCTTCCTTTTCCAACACTCCAAACAGTGGTTACACACAGCCCCAGTTTAATGCTCCTCGGGATTACTCAAACTACCAGCGG GATGGATACCAACAGAATTTCAAGCGTGGCTCTGGACAAAGTGGACCTCGGGGAGCTCCCAGAG GTCGTGGAGGGCCCCCAAGACCAAACAGAGGGATGCCTCAAATGAATGCTCAGCAAGTGAATTAA
- the NAT10 gene encoding RNA cytidine acetyltransferase, with translation MQRRKVDNRIRVLIENGVAERQRALFVVVGDRGKDQVVILHHMLSKATVKARPSVLWCYKKELGFSSHRKKRMRQLQKKIKSGTLNIKDDDPFELFIAATNIRYCYYNETHKILGNTFGMCVLQDFEALTPNLLARTVETVEGGGIVVILLRTMNSLKQLYTMTMDVHSRYRTEAHQDVVGRFNERFILSLASCKNCMVIDDQLNILPISSHVANITPVPPQSQEDSLRPQDLELKELKESLQDTQPVGVLVDGCKTLDQAKAVLKFIEAISEKTLRSTVALTAARGRGKSAALGLAIAGAVAFGYSNIFVTSPSPDNLHTLFEFIFKGFDALQYQEHLDYEIVQSLNPEFNKAVVRVNVFKEHRQTIQYIHPADSVKLGQAELVVIDEAAAIPLPLVKNLLGPYLVFMASTINGYEGTGRSLSLKLIQQLRQQSAQTQVTMTAENKSTATAKLASARTLHEVSLHESIRYAPGDPVEKWLNDLLCLDCLNITRIISGCPLPETCDLYYVNRDTLFCYHKASEVFLQRLMALYVASHYKNSPNDLQMLSDAPAHHLFCLLPPVPPTQNSLPEVLAVVQVCLEGEISRQSIMNSLSRGKKASGDLIPWTISEQFQDPDFGSLSGGRVVRIAVHPDYQGMGYGSRALTLLQMYYEGKFPSLEEKTIQKPQEIATVSSETVSLLEEVVKPRKDLPPLLLKLSERQAENLDYLGVSYGLTPRLLKFWKRAGFVPVYLRQTPNDLTGEHSCIMLKMLNEEETEQEPWLTAFWKDFRRRFLSLLSYQFSTFSPSLALNILQNKNIKQPPQPPISRAELESVFIPYDLKRLEMYSRNMVDYHLIMDMVPTIARMFFLNQMGDISLSAAQSALFLGIGLQHKSLDQLEKELELPSSQLMGLFNRIIRKVVQLFNTVQEKAVEEQMVATKDIVMEPTLKSLNDDLEEAAKEFQEKHKQEVGKLKEMDLTQYIIRGDDEEWNEVLSKAGQNASIVSLKSEKRKLETAKGPKQQKKFKKTKDIRQKKWKK, from the exons ATGCAGCGCCGGAAAGTGGATAACCGCATTCGGGTGCTGATCGAGAACGGGGTGGCGGAGCGGCAGCGGGCCCTCTTCGTGGTGGTCGGCGACCGCGGCAAGGATCAG GTGGTTATACTTCATCACATGTTGTCTAAAGCAACTGTAAAGGCCAGACCCTCTGTGCTATGGTGTTACAAAAAGGAGCTGGGCTTTAGCAG CCACCGGAAGAAAAGGATGAGACAGCTACAGAAGAAGATTAAAAGTGGGACTTTGAACATAAAAGATGATGATCCTTTTGAGTTATTTATTGCAGCTACAAATATTCGCTACTGCTATTACAATGAAACTCATAAGATTCTTGGTAACACTTTTGGAATGTGTGTTCTTCAG gATTTTGAAGCCTTGACTCCAAACCTGCTGGCTAGAACTGTTGAAACAGTAGAGGGGGGTGGAATTGTGGTGATTCTCCTGAGAACTATGAACTCACTGAAGCAGCTCTATACAATGACCATG GATGTTCATTCTCGGTACAGAACAGAGGCTCACCAGGATGTTGTAGGACGGTTTAACGAGAG GTTCATTCTGTCTCTGGCTTCCTGCAAAAATTGCATGGTCATCGATGATCAGCTGAATATTTTGCCCATCTCCAGTCATGTTGCAAACATCACACCAGTTCCACCACAGTCCCAG GAAGACAGCCTGCGGCCACAGGACTTGGAGCTGAAAGAACTGAAGGAGAGCTTGCAGGACACACAGCCTGTAGGAGTTTTGGTGGATGGCTGTAAAACTCTGGATCAG GCAAAAGCAGTTCTGAAATTCATTGAAGCCATCTCTGAGAAGACTCTGCGGAGCACTGTGGCATTGACAGCAGCCAGGGGACGGGGTAAATCTGCTGCTTTGGGACTGGCTATTGCTGGAGCAGTAGCTTTTGG TTACTCCAATATCTTTGTAACATCTCCAAGTCCCGATAACCTTCACACTCTTTTTGAGTTCATATTTAAAGGCTTTGATGCCCTGCAGTATCAG gaaCACCTGGACTATGAAATTGTTCAGTCTTTAAATCCAGAGTTTAACAAGGCTGTTGTCAGAGTGAATGTGTTCAAGGAGCACAGACAGACCATCCAG TACATACACCctgctgattctgtgaaactgGGTCAAGCTGAACTTGTTGTGATTGATGAAGCTGCTgccatccctctgcccctggTGAAAAACCTGCTGGGGCCTTACCTGGTTTTCATGGCCTCTACAATCAATGG gtaTGAGGGCACTGGTCGGTCACTATCTCTGAAGCTCATCCAGCAGCTCCGTCAGCAGAGTGCACAAACCCAAGTCACCATGACAGCAGAGAACAAATCTACAGCTACAGCAAAACTTGCCTCAG CTCGTACGTTGCATGAAGTCTCCCTCCATGAATCAATCAGATATGCCCCTGGTGACCCAGTTGAAAAGTGGCTAAATGATCTCCTGTGTTTGGACTGTCTCAACATCACCAGAATTATCTCTGGCTGCCCACTGCCTGAGACTTGTGACCT ATACTACGTAAATAGAGACACACTTTTTTGTTACCACAAAGCATCAGAAGTTTTTCTGCAGAGACTGATGGCCCTTTATGTGGCTTCACACTACAAG AACTCACCCAATGATCTCCAGATGCTATCTGATGCACCTGCCCATcatcttttttgccttttgccaCCTGTTCCACCTACCCAGAACTCATTACCAGAAGTCCTTGCTGTCGTGCAG GTGTGCTTGGAGGGAGAGATCTCTCGCCAGTCTATCATGAACAGCCTttctagggggaaaaaagcttcagGTGATCTTATTCCTTGGACCATTTCAGAGCAG TTCCAAGATCCAGACTTTGGGAGCCTTTCTGGAGGGCGTGTTGTTCGCATTGCGGTTCATCCGGATTATCAGGGG ATGGGCtatggcagcagagccctgacTTTACTGCAGATGTACTATGAAGGCAAATTCCcaagtttggaagaaaaaacaattcaAAAGCCCCAAGAAATTGCAACTGTAAGCAGTGAG actgTTAGTTTACTAGAAGAGGTTGTGAAACCTCGGAAGGATTTGCCTCCCTTACTTCTCAAACTGAGTGAGAGACAAGCTGAAAACCTGGATTATCTAGGGGTATCTTATGGCCTGACACCAAGGTTACTCAA gtTTTGGAAACGTGCTGGATTTGTGCCAGTCTACCTGAGGCAGACACCA aaCGACCTGACAGGTGAGCATTCCTGCATCATGCTGAAGATGCTGAATGAAGAGGAGACCGAGCAGGAGCCTTGGCTTACTGCTTTCTGGAAAG ATTTTAGGAGACgtttcctttctctgctttcctacCAGTTCAGCACATTCTCTCCCTCATTGGCATTGAATATTctacagaacaaaaatatcaaGCAGCCACCACAGCCAC CCATCAGCCGTGCTGAACTGGAATCAGTTTTCATCCCATATGACCTGAAGAGGTTAGAGATGTACTCCCGTAACATGGTGGACTATCACCTCATCATGGACATGGTACCTACCATTGCCAGGATGTTTTTTCTCAACCAGATGGGGGacatctctctctctgctgcacAGTCG GCACTGTTTCTAGGAATTGGCCTGCAGCATAAATCTCTGGACCAGCTGGAAAAGGAGTTAGAGCTGCCCAGCAGTCAGCTGATGGGCCTCTTCAACAGAATCATCCGCAAAGTTGTCCAG TTGTTCAACACAGTCCAGGAAAAAGCTGTGGAGGAGCAGATGGTGGCAACAAAGGATATTGTCATGGAGCCAACACTGAAATCTTTAAATGACGATTTG